Below is a window of Pseudomonas eucalypticola DNA.
GCAGACCACCGGTGATGTCACGGGTCTTGGAGGTTTCCTGTGGAATACGGGCGATAACGTCACCCACACCCACTTGCACACCATCCGCCACGCCGACCAGGGCGTTGGCTGGCAGGAAGTACTGAGCCGGTACGTCGGTACCTGGCAGCAGCAGATCCTTGCCATCCACACCAACCATCTTGACCGCAGGGCGAATTTCCTTGCCCGCCGCAGGACGATCTTTGACATCCAGTACTTCGATGTTGGTCAGACCGGTCAGTTCGTCGGTCTGGCGCTTGATCGTGATACCTTCTTCCATGCCCACGAAGGTCACGGTACCTTTCATTTCGGTAACGATCGGGTGGGTGTGCGGGTCCCACTTGGCCACGATGGCACCAGCGTCGACCTTGTCGCCTTCCTTCACCGAGATCACAGCACCGTACGGCAGCTTGTAGCGCTCGCGCTCACGACCGAAGTCGTCGGCGATGGCCAGCTCACCGGAACGGGACACGGCAACCAGGTTGCCATCGGCACGCTCAACGTGTTTCAGGTTGTGCAGACGAACCACACCACCGTTCTTCACCTGGACGCTGTCGGCAGCCGAAGTACGGCTTGCAGCACCACCGATGTGGAACGTACGCATGGTCAGCTGGGTACCCGGCTCACCGATGGACTGGGCAGCGATAACGCCGACCGCTTCACCGATGTTCACCTGGTGACCGCGAGCCAGGTCACGACCGTAGCACTTGGCGCAGATGCCGTAGCGGGTTTCACAGCTGATCGGCGAGCGAACGATCACTTCGTCGATGCTGTTGAGTTCGATGAACTCTACCCACTTCTCGTCTACCAGGGTGCCGGCCGGAACGATGACGTCGTCGGTACCTGGCTTGAACACGTCACGGGCGATGACACGGCCCAGTACGCGCTCACCCAGCGGCTCTACAACGTCGCCGCCTTCGATGTGCGGGGTCATCAGCAGACCCTGCTCGGTGCCGCAGTCGATCTCGGTAACCACCAAGTCTTGCGCCACGTCTACCAGACGACGCGTCAGGTAACCGGAGTTAGCGGTTTTCAACGCGGTATCCGCCAGACCTTTACGAGCACCGTGAGTCGAGATGAAGTACTGCAGTACGCTCAGACCTTCACGGAAGTTCGCGGTGATCGGGGTCTCGATGATCGAGCCGTCCGGCTTGGCCATCAGACCACGCATACCAGCCAGCTGACGAATCTGAGCTGCCGAACCCCGGGCACCGGAGTCAGCCATCATGTACATCGAGTTGAACGATTCCTGGTCAACTTCGTTGCCATGACGATCGATGACCTTCTCTTTCGAGAGGTTGGACATCATCGCCTTGGACACTTCGTCGTTGGCCTTGGACCAGAGGTCGATCACCTTGTTGTACTTCTCGCCCTGGGTTACCAGGCCGGAAGCGTACTGGCTTTCGATCTCTTTCACTTCGTCGGTAGCGGTACCGATGATGCGAGCTTTCTCATCCGGGATAACGAAGTCGTTAACACCGATGGAAACACCCGAAATCGTCGAGTAGGCGAAACCGGTGTACATCAACTGGTCAGCGAAGATAACGGTCTCTTTCAGACCAACCACGCGGTAGCACTGGTTGATCAGCTTGGAGATCGCCTTCTTCTTCATCGGCGTGTTGACCACGTCGAAGGACAGGCCTGGCGGAACGACCTGGAACAGCAGCGCACGGCCGACGGTGGTGTCGACGATACGGGTGTTCTTCACGCTGCCGCCGTCACGGTCGTTGACCGTTTCGTTGATGCGCACTTTGATCTTGGCGTGCAGCGCTGCTTCGCCGGCGCGGAATACGCGGTCGACTTCCTGCAGGTCGGCAAACACGCGGCCTTCGCCCTTGGCGTTGATCGCTTCGCGGGTCATGTAGTACAGACCCAGTACAACGTCCTGCGACGGAACGATGATTGGCTCACCGTTGGCGGGCGACAGGATGTTGTTGGTCGACATCATCAGCGCACGGGCTTCGAGCTGGGCTTCCAGGGTCAGCGGTACGTGTACCGCCATCTGGTCGCCGTCGAAGTCGGCGTTGTACGCAGCACAGACCAGAGGGTGCAGCTGGATAGCCTTGCCTTCGATCAGTACCGGTTCAAACGCCTGGATACCCAGACGGTGAAGCGTCGGTGCACGGTTGAGCAGCACGGGGTGTTCGCGGATCACTTCGGCGAGAACGTCCCATACCTCTGGCAGTTCGCGCTCGACCATCTTCTTGGCGGCCTTGATGGTGGTAGCGAGACCACGCATTTCCAGCTTGCCGAAGATGAACGGCTTGAACAGCTCCAGGGCCATCTTCTTCGGAAGACCGCACTGGTGCAGGCGCAGGGTCGGGCCTACGGTAATTACCGAACGACCGGAGTAGTCAACACGCTTACCGAGCAAGTTCTGACGGAAACGACCCTGCTTACCCTTGATCATGTCAGCCAGGGATTTCAGAGGACGCTTGTTGGAACCCGTGATGGCGCGACCGCGACGACCGTTGTCCAGCAAGGCGTCGACAGCTTCCTGCAGCATGCGCTTTTCGTTGCGCACGATGATGTCAGGGGCCGACAGGTCCAGCAGACGCTTCAGACGGTTGTTACGGTTGATCACTCGACGATACAGATCGTTGAGGTCGGAAGTCGCGAAACGACCGCCATCCAGTGGAACCAGTGGACGCAGGTCTGGCGGCAGAACCGGCAGAACGGTCAACACCATCCACTCAGGCAGGTTGCCGGAGCCCTGGAAGGCTTCCATCAACTTCAGGCGCTTGGACAGCTTCTTGATCTTGGTTTCCGAGTTGGTCTGCGGAATCTCTTCGCGCAGGCGGCCGATCTCGTGCTCCAGGTCAATGGCGTGCAGCAGCTCGCGGACAGCCTCGGCACCCATGCGGGCGTCGAAGTCGTCACCGAACTCTTCGAGGGCTTCGAAGTACTGCTCGTCGTTCAGCAGCTGGCCCTTCTCCAGGGTGGTCATGCCCGGGTCGATAACGACGTAGCTCTCGAAGTAGAGAACGCGCTCGATATCACGCAGGGTCATGTCCATCAGCAGGCCGATACGCGACGGCAGCGATTTCAGGAACCAGATGTGGGCAACCGGCGAAGCCAGTTCGATGTGCGCCATGCGCTCACGACGAACCTTGGCCAGCGCGACTTCAACGCCGCACTTCTCGCAGATCACACCACGGTGTTTCAGGCGCTTGTACTTACCGCACAGGCACTCGTAGTCCTTGACTGGGCCAAAGATCTTGGCGCAGAACAGGCCGTCACGCTCAGGCTTGAACGTACGGTAGTTGATGGTTTCCGGCTTTTTAACTTCACCGAACGACCACGAACGGATCATCTCAGGCGACGCCAACCCGATACGGATTGCGTCAAACTCTTCGACTTGACCCTGGTTTTTCAGCAAATTCAGTAGGTCTTTCAAGGCCTTTCCTCCTGGCGGAGCAGGGAGCGGGCTTTATGGGCCCACTCCCGATTCGCGTCGCGTGTTATTCGGTTTCCAGATCGATATCGATACCGAGGGAACGAATCTCTTTGATCAACACGTTGAAGGACTCGGGCATGCCCGGCTCCATACGGTGATCGCCGTCCACGATGTTCTTGTACATCTTGGTACGACCGTTCACATCGTCCGACTTCACTGTGAGCATTTCTTGCAGGGTGTAGGCGGCACCATAAGCTTCCAGTGCCCAGACCTCCATCTCCCCGAAACGCTGACCACCGAACTGAGCCTTACCACCCAGCGGCTGCTGGGTAACCAGGCTGTAGGAACCAGTGGAACGCGCGTGCATCTTGTCGTCCACCAAGTGGTTCAGTTTCAGCATGTACATGTAGCCAACAGTAACGTGACGCTCGAACTTGTTGCCAGTCCGGCCGTCGAACAGCTGCATCTGGCCGCTTTCCGGCAGGTCTGCCAGTTTCAGCATGGCCTTGATTTCGCTTTCCTTGGCACCGTCGAATACCGGGGTAGCCATTGGAACGCCAGCACGCAGGTTCTTCGCCAGGTCCAGGATTTCCTGGTCGCTGAAGCTTTCCAGATTCTCTTGGCGGCCACCGATCTCGTTGTAGATCTCGGTGAGGAACTTGCGCAGTTCGATGACTTTACGCTGCTCTTCGAGCATACGGTTGATCTTTTCGCCCAAGCCCTTGGCCGCGAGGCCCAGGTGGGTTTCCAGAATCTGACCGACGTTCATACGCGAAGGTACGCCCAGCGGGTTGAGTACCACGTCCACAGGGGTGCCGTTGGCATCGTGTGGCATGTCTTCAACCGGCATGATCACGGAGACCACACCCTTGTTACCGTGACGACCGGCCATCTTGTCGCCCGGCTGGATGCGGCGACGGATTGCCAGGTAAACCTTGACGATTTTCAGCACGCCTGGAGCCAGGTCATCGCCTTGCTGCAGTTTGCGCTTCTTGTCTTCGAACTTGTCGTCCAGCAGGCGACGACGGTCAACGATGTACTGCTGGGCTTTTTCCAGCTGTTCGTTGAGCGCGTCTTCGGCCATGCGCAGCTTGAACCACTGACCGTGTTCCAGACCGTCCAGGACTTCGTTGGTGATTTCCAGACCTTTTTTCAGGCCGGCACCACCGTCGACGATCTGGCCGACCAGGGCCTGACGCAGACGTTCGAAGGTCGCGCCTTCGACGATACGGAACTCTTCGTTCAGATCCTTGCGGATCTCGTCCAGCTGGCTCTTCTCGATCGACAGTGCACGAGCGTCACGCTCCACGCCGTCACGGGTGAAGACCTGGACGTCGATGACAGTACCTTTGGTGCCGGTAGGCACGCGCAGGGAGGTGTCCTTAACGTCGCTGGCTTTTTCACCGAAGATGGCGCGCAGCAGTTTTTCTTCCGGAGTCAGCTGGGTCTCGCCTTTCGGGGTGACCTTGCCGACCAGGATGTCGCCGGCGCCAACTTCGGCACCTACGTAAACGATACCGGCTTCGTCCAGCTTGTTCAGCGCTGCTTCACCCACGTTCGGGATGTCAGCGGTGATTTCCTCTGGGCCAAGCTTGGTGTCACGGGCCACACAGGTCAGTTCCTGGATGTGGATCGTGGTGAAACGATCTTCCTGAACCACACGCTCCGACAGACAGATGGAGTCTTCGAAGTTGAAACCGTTCCAGGCCATGAACGCGATGCGCATGTTCTGACCCAGTGCCAGCTCACCCATGTCGGTGGACGGGCCGTCGGCCATGATGTCGCTGCGCTGAACGCGGTCACCCTTGCTCACCAGCGGACGCTGGTTGATGCAGGTGTTCTGGTTCGAACGGGTGTACTTGGTCAGGTTGTAGATATCTACACCGGCTTCGCCTGGCTCGACTTCATCGTCCGCCACGCGAACAACGATACGGCTGGCATCGACGGAGTCGATCACGCCGCCACGACGGGCCACGACGCAAACGCCGGAGTCACGGGCAACGTTGCGCTCCATGCCGGTACCTACCAGCGGCTTGTCGGCGCGCAGGGTCGGTACAGCCTGACGCTGCATGTTGGAACCCATCAACGCACGGTTGGCGTCGTCGTGCTCCAGGAACGGAATCAGCGAGGCTGCGACCGAGACTACCTGCTTGGGCGAAACGTCCATCAGGGTTACGTCTTCAGGCGCCTTCACGGTGAATTCGTTCAGGTGACGTACGGCTACCAGCTCGTCGATCAGGACCTTGTTCTCGTTCATGGTCGCCGAAGCCTGCGCGATCACGTGATCGGCTTCTTCGATGGCGGACAGGAACACGATCTCGTCGGTGACAACGCCCTCTTTAACAACGCGGTACGGGCTTTCCAGGAAGCCGTACTGGTTGGTACGCGCGTAGGCGGCCAGGGAGTTGATCAGACCGATGTTCGGACCTTCAGGGGTCTCGATCGGGCATACACGACCGTAGTGAGTCGGGTGTACGTCACGAACTTCGAAGCCTGCGCGCTCGCGGGTCAGACCACCTGGGCCGAGTGCGGAGACACGACGCTTGTGGGTAATTTCCGAGAGCGGGTTGTTCTGGTCCATGAACTGGGACAGTTGGCTGGAACCGAAGAACTCTTTCACCGC
It encodes the following:
- the rpoC gene encoding DNA-directed RNA polymerase subunit beta' → MKDLLNLLKNQGQVEEFDAIRIGLASPEMIRSWSFGEVKKPETINYRTFKPERDGLFCAKIFGPVKDYECLCGKYKRLKHRGVICEKCGVEVALAKVRRERMAHIELASPVAHIWFLKSLPSRIGLLMDMTLRDIERVLYFESYVVIDPGMTTLEKGQLLNDEQYFEALEEFGDDFDARMGAEAVRELLHAIDLEHEIGRLREEIPQTNSETKIKKLSKRLKLMEAFQGSGNLPEWMVLTVLPVLPPDLRPLVPLDGGRFATSDLNDLYRRVINRNNRLKRLLDLSAPDIIVRNEKRMLQEAVDALLDNGRRGRAITGSNKRPLKSLADMIKGKQGRFRQNLLGKRVDYSGRSVITVGPTLRLHQCGLPKKMALELFKPFIFGKLEMRGLATTIKAAKKMVERELPEVWDVLAEVIREHPVLLNRAPTLHRLGIQAFEPVLIEGKAIQLHPLVCAAYNADFDGDQMAVHVPLTLEAQLEARALMMSTNNILSPANGEPIIVPSQDVVLGLYYMTREAINAKGEGRVFADLQEVDRVFRAGEAALHAKIKVRINETVNDRDGGSVKNTRIVDTTVGRALLFQVVPPGLSFDVVNTPMKKKAISKLINQCYRVVGLKETVIFADQLMYTGFAYSTISGVSIGVNDFVIPDEKARIIGTATDEVKEIESQYASGLVTQGEKYNKVIDLWSKANDEVSKAMMSNLSKEKVIDRHGNEVDQESFNSMYMMADSGARGSAAQIRQLAGMRGLMAKPDGSIIETPITANFREGLSVLQYFISTHGARKGLADTALKTANSGYLTRRLVDVAQDLVVTEIDCGTEQGLLMTPHIEGGDVVEPLGERVLGRVIARDVFKPGTDDVIVPAGTLVDEKWVEFIELNSIDEVIVRSPISCETRYGICAKCYGRDLARGHQVNIGEAVGVIAAQSIGEPGTQLTMRTFHIGGAASRTSAADSVQVKNGGVVRLHNLKHVERADGNLVAVSRSGELAIADDFGRERERYKLPYGAVISVKEGDKVDAGAIVAKWDPHTHPIVTEMKGTVTFVGMEEGITIKRQTDELTGLTNIEVLDVKDRPAAGKEIRPAVKMVGVDGKDLLLPGTDVPAQYFLPANALVGVADGVQVGVGDVIARIPQETSKTRDITGGLPRVADLFEARRPKEASILAEVSGTIAFGKETKGKRRLVITPNDGSDPYEELIPKWRHLNVFEGEQVNRGEVISDGPSDPHDILRLLGVSALAKYIVNEIQDVYRLQGVKINDKHIETILRQMLRKVEIAESGDSSFIKGDQMELTQVLGENERLASEDKFISKYTRVLLGITKASLSTESFISAASFQETTRVLTEAAVTGKRDYLRGLKENVVVGRLIPAGTGLAYHSERKRRRDADKPLRVSASEVEAALTEALNSSGN
- the rpoB gene encoding DNA-directed RNA polymerase subunit beta → MAYSYTEKKRIRKDFSKLPDVMDVPYLLAIQLDSYREFLQAGATKDQFRDVGLHAAFKSVFPIISYSGNAALEYVGYRLGEPAFDVKECVLRGVTYAVPLRVKVRLIIFDKESSNKAIKDIKEQEVYMGEIPLMTENGTFVINGTERVIVSQLHRSPGVFFDHDRGKTHSSGKLLYSARIIPYRGSWLDFEFDPKDCVFVRIDRRRKLPASVLLRALGYSTEEVLDAFYTTNVFHVQGEKLSLELVPQRLRGEVAVLDILDNTGKVIVEQGRRITARHINQLEKAGIKELEVPLDYVLGRTTAKAIVHPATGEILCECNTELSTELLVKIAKAQVVRIETLYTNDIDCGPFISDTLKIDSTANQLEALVEIYRMMRPGEPPTKDAAETLFNNLFFSPERYDLSAVGRMKFNRRIGRTEIEGSGVLSKEDIVAVLKTLVDIRNGKGIVDDIDHLGNRRVRCVGEMAENQFRVGLVRVERAVKERLSMAESEGLMPQDLINAKPVAAAVKEFFGSSQLSQFMDQNNPLSEITHKRRVSALGPGGLTRERAGFEVRDVHPTHYGRVCPIETPEGPNIGLINSLAAYARTNQYGFLESPYRVVKEGVVTDEIVFLSAIEEADHVIAQASATMNENKVLIDELVAVRHLNEFTVKAPEDVTLMDVSPKQVVSVAASLIPFLEHDDANRALMGSNMQRQAVPTLRADKPLVGTGMERNVARDSGVCVVARRGGVIDSVDASRIVVRVADDEVEPGEAGVDIYNLTKYTRSNQNTCINQRPLVSKGDRVQRSDIMADGPSTDMGELALGQNMRIAFMAWNGFNFEDSICLSERVVQEDRFTTIHIQELTCVARDTKLGPEEITADIPNVGEAALNKLDEAGIVYVGAEVGAGDILVGKVTPKGETQLTPEEKLLRAIFGEKASDVKDTSLRVPTGTKGTVIDVQVFTRDGVERDARALSIEKSQLDEIRKDLNEEFRIVEGATFERLRQALVGQIVDGGAGLKKGLEITNEVLDGLEHGQWFKLRMAEDALNEQLEKAQQYIVDRRRLLDDKFEDKKRKLQQGDDLAPGVLKIVKVYLAIRRRIQPGDKMAGRHGNKGVVSVIMPVEDMPHDANGTPVDVVLNPLGVPSRMNVGQILETHLGLAAKGLGEKINRMLEEQRKVIELRKFLTEIYNEIGGRQENLESFSDQEILDLAKNLRAGVPMATPVFDGAKESEIKAMLKLADLPESGQMQLFDGRTGNKFERHVTVGYMYMLKLNHLVDDKMHARSTGSYSLVTQQPLGGKAQFGGQRFGEMEVWALEAYGAAYTLQEMLTVKSDDVNGRTKMYKNIVDGDHRMEPGMPESFNVLIKEIRSLGIDIDLETE